One stretch of Chitinophaga pendula DNA includes these proteins:
- a CDS encoding sugar phosphate isomerase/epimerase family protein → MKKRFLLLVFVIIASILQSNAQKRYPALGVATSYDNDSVLYAAGFVYIEETVRKLLSPSVEASVFREQVAQLRRSRCKIETCNLFIPAEIKIVGPAVQEERVLGYVDTVMQRARAAGIRLIVLGSGGARKLPDGMTPAEAKPAFIALCRKMAQIAARYDCTIAMENLNSTETNFINTLQEANEVVTAIAHPRFKLTADIYHMLKEGETAASIEKAGANLVHCHIAEREKRTAPGVAGDDFRPYFAALKQIGFKGRIMVESRWGNIAAECGPAIAYLQQQLAAAYDKGYTSK, encoded by the coding sequence ATGAAAAAGCGATTCCTCTTACTAGTTTTCGTCATTATTGCCAGCATATTGCAATCGAATGCACAAAAGCGGTATCCTGCTTTGGGCGTAGCGACCAGTTATGACAATGACAGTGTTTTATATGCGGCTGGTTTTGTATACATCGAGGAGACGGTGCGCAAGTTGTTATCCCCATCGGTGGAGGCGTCTGTATTCCGGGAGCAGGTGGCGCAGTTGCGGCGTTCGCGTTGCAAGATCGAGACCTGTAACCTGTTTATCCCGGCAGAGATCAAGATCGTAGGGCCGGCAGTGCAGGAGGAGCGGGTACTGGGATATGTGGATACGGTGATGCAGCGGGCCAGGGCAGCGGGCATCCGGCTGATCGTACTGGGCAGTGGCGGAGCGCGTAAGCTGCCCGACGGGATGACGCCGGCGGAAGCCAAACCGGCCTTTATCGCGTTGTGCCGCAAGATGGCGCAGATCGCCGCCCGTTATGATTGTACTATCGCCATGGAAAATCTCAACAGTACGGAGACCAATTTCATCAACACCTTACAGGAAGCTAACGAGGTGGTGACTGCTATTGCGCATCCGCGTTTTAAGCTGACAGCGGATATCTATCATATGTTAAAAGAAGGAGAGACTGCTGCCAGTATTGAAAAAGCGGGGGCTAACCTGGTACACTGTCATATTGCGGAGCGGGAGAAACGGACGGCACCGGGAGTGGCCGGGGATGATTTCCGGCCTTACTTTGCGGCGTTGAAGCAGATCGGTTTTAAGGGCCGTATCATGGTAGAATCCCGCTGGGGGAATATAGCGGCAGAATGCGGGCCGGCCATCGCTTACCTGCAGCAGCAGCTGGCCGCCGCATATGATAAAGGATATACTTCCAAGTAA
- a CDS encoding DUF2130 domain-containing protein, which translates to MGTSITCPNCKHQFVMEDAFAADIEKEMRGKMETEWRKRVDALQSEKQQLAQLRQQVEIQKQVQDEELQRRLQQERQKLQDTLSEDIRKNISADFDNQLRVLQEANRDQEEKLRTARQQELDFLRKEQELKSKEEALEISLQKRLLEARSQLAETIRREEADRNILKETEYQLRLREMEKQLEDQRKLAEEMKRKAEQGSMQLQGEVQELVLEELLRMTFPFDEISEVGKGVRGADCIQLIRNQYGQDCGKIIFESKRTKDFSIQWVEKLKADMRSQGADVAILVTQAMPKDMDRFGEKEGVWICTFTEVKALTHVLREGVIKIAGAIRTQENKGDKVHMLYGYLTSSEFAEQWKAIREGIMAMKISIQKERDAMEKLWKSREKHLEKVLLNAAHIKGSIEGIAGSDSVDLRLLEDAADNLLDE; encoded by the coding sequence ATGGGAACTTCAATTACCTGCCCTAACTGCAAACACCAGTTTGTGATGGAAGATGCTTTTGCTGCGGATATCGAAAAGGAGATGCGTGGCAAGATGGAAACGGAATGGCGTAAACGTGTGGATGCGCTGCAATCGGAAAAGCAGCAGCTGGCACAGTTACGGCAGCAGGTGGAAATACAGAAACAGGTGCAGGACGAAGAGCTGCAGCGGCGTTTGCAGCAGGAGCGGCAGAAGCTGCAGGATACGTTGAGCGAAGATATCCGTAAAAATATCAGTGCGGACTTTGACAACCAGTTGCGGGTGCTGCAGGAGGCGAACCGTGACCAGGAGGAGAAGTTGCGGACAGCGCGGCAGCAAGAGCTGGATTTCTTGCGTAAAGAGCAGGAATTAAAAAGTAAGGAAGAGGCACTGGAGATATCATTGCAGAAGCGATTGCTGGAGGCACGTTCCCAGCTGGCAGAGACCATCCGCCGGGAAGAAGCCGACCGCAACATTTTGAAAGAAACGGAATATCAGTTGCGGCTGCGGGAGATGGAAAAACAACTGGAAGATCAGCGTAAGCTGGCAGAGGAGATGAAACGTAAGGCAGAGCAAGGCTCTATGCAGCTGCAAGGCGAAGTGCAGGAGCTGGTGCTGGAAGAGTTGTTGCGGATGACCTTTCCTTTCGACGAGATCTCCGAGGTGGGAAAAGGGGTACGCGGCGCCGACTGTATCCAGCTGATCCGTAACCAATATGGGCAGGATTGCGGTAAAATCATCTTCGAAAGTAAACGTACCAAGGATTTTTCGATCCAATGGGTAGAAAAGCTGAAGGCAGACATGCGCAGCCAGGGAGCCGATGTGGCGATACTGGTCACGCAGGCGATGCCCAAAGACATGGATCGCTTCGGAGAGAAAGAAGGGGTGTGGATCTGTACGTTTACCGAGGTGAAAGCCCTGACACATGTGTTGCGGGAAGGGGTGATCAAGATCGCGGGAGCGATACGTACCCAGGAGAACAAGGGCGACAAGGTGCATATGTTATATGGTTACCTGACGAGCAGTGAGTTCGCAGAGCAGTGGAAAGCCATCCGGGAAGGTATTATGGCAATGAAGATCTCCATTCAGAAGGAAAGGGATGCGATGGAAAAATTGTGGAAATCGCGCGAGAAACACCTGGAGAAAGTGTTGCTGAATGCGGCGCATATCAAAGGGTCTATAGAAGGGATCGCGGGCAGCGACTCGGTGGATCTGCGCTTGCTGGAAGATGCAGCAGATAACTTGCTCGACGAATAG
- a CDS encoding acyl-CoA dehydrogenase family protein, with protein sequence MLKDLFQSPDYFLLDDLLTEEHKLIRESVRQWVKKEISPIIEDSCQQAKFPSHILAGLGELGCFGPTIPVAYGGGGLDHIAYGLMMQELERGDSGIRSTASVQGSLVMYPIYTFGSEEQRNKYLPKLASGEWMGCFGLTEPDHGSDPSSMITNFKDAGDHVILNGAKMWISNAPFADVAVVWAKDDQNVIRGIIVERGMEGFTTPETKGKWSLRASATGELVFDNVKVPKENILPNVKGLKGPLSCLSSARYGIAWGVIGAAMDCYDAALRYSKERKQFDRAIGGFQLTQKKLAEMITEITKAQLMNWRLGVLKNEGKATPAQISMAKRNSCEIASRIARDARQILGGMGITGEFPIMRHMMNLESVITYEGTHEIHLLITGMDVTGLDAFR encoded by the coding sequence ATGTTAAAAGACCTGTTTCAATCCCCTGATTATTTTCTGCTGGATGATTTGTTAACCGAAGAACATAAACTGATACGTGAATCTGTACGTCAATGGGTGAAAAAAGAAATATCACCGATCATTGAAGATAGCTGTCAACAAGCAAAATTCCCTTCTCATATTCTTGCCGGCCTTGGTGAACTGGGTTGCTTCGGCCCCACGATACCTGTCGCTTATGGCGGCGGTGGCCTCGATCATATCGCTTACGGACTGATGATGCAGGAACTGGAAAGAGGCGACAGCGGCATTCGCTCCACTGCTTCCGTGCAGGGCTCGCTCGTCATGTACCCCATATACACCTTCGGTAGCGAAGAGCAACGCAATAAGTACCTACCTAAACTGGCCAGCGGCGAATGGATGGGTTGCTTCGGACTCACAGAACCGGATCATGGCTCCGACCCTTCCAGCATGATCACTAACTTCAAAGACGCAGGAGATCATGTGATCCTCAACGGCGCCAAAATGTGGATATCCAATGCGCCTTTTGCAGATGTGGCAGTAGTATGGGCCAAGGATGATCAGAACGTCATCCGTGGTATCATCGTGGAGCGGGGTATGGAAGGATTCACCACCCCCGAGACCAAAGGCAAATGGAGCCTGCGTGCCAGCGCCACCGGCGAGCTGGTCTTCGACAACGTTAAAGTACCGAAGGAAAATATACTGCCCAATGTGAAAGGACTGAAAGGTCCCCTCAGCTGCCTGTCGTCCGCACGTTATGGCATTGCCTGGGGCGTGATCGGCGCTGCCATGGATTGTTACGATGCCGCCTTACGCTATTCTAAAGAGCGTAAACAGTTCGACCGCGCCATCGGCGGCTTCCAGCTCACACAGAAAAAGCTGGCAGAGATGATCACCGAGATCACCAAAGCCCAGCTGATGAACTGGCGGCTGGGGGTGCTGAAAAATGAAGGCAAAGCCACCCCTGCACAGATATCCATGGCCAAACGGAACAGCTGCGAAATTGCCAGCCGTATCGCCCGCGATGCCCGTCAGATATTAGGAGGAATGGGCATCACCGGCGAGTTCCCCATCATGCGCCATATGATGAACCTGGAAAGTGTGATCACCTACGAAGGTACCCACGAAATACACCTGCTCATCACGGGCATGGATGTAACAGGCCTGGATGCTTTCCGGTAA
- a CDS encoding HAD family hydrolase produces the protein MNQSALKILFLDVGGVLLSNGWGHESRELAAKEFGLNYAEMDTLHDFIFNVYEIGSISLDQYLDTVVFNHPRDFTREDFKAFMFSRSVELPGMLAWLKEWRRDCGFRIISINNEGKELNDYRIEKFKLHQCFDAFVSSCEVGLRKPDPQIFRLAMGIAQARPEQCYYFDDRLMLVKTAEKLGINAFHHQSFEQTQSLLQNLTR, from the coding sequence ATGAATCAATCAGCATTAAAGATACTCTTCCTGGATGTAGGCGGTGTATTGTTGTCAAACGGCTGGGGGCATGAGTCCCGGGAACTGGCCGCCAAGGAGTTTGGATTGAACTATGCAGAGATGGATACTTTGCATGATTTTATTTTCAATGTGTATGAGATCGGCAGTATCTCGCTGGATCAATACCTGGATACGGTGGTGTTTAATCATCCCCGGGATTTTACGCGGGAGGATTTTAAGGCCTTTATGTTTTCCCGTTCCGTAGAGCTACCGGGTATGCTGGCATGGTTGAAAGAGTGGCGGCGGGATTGTGGTTTCCGTATCATTTCGATCAACAATGAAGGCAAGGAATTGAATGACTATCGTATTGAGAAGTTCAAACTGCATCAATGTTTTGACGCGTTTGTGTCTTCGTGCGAGGTGGGATTGCGTAAACCGGACCCGCAGATATTCCGGCTGGCGATGGGTATCGCACAGGCAAGGCCGGAGCAATGTTATTATTTTGACGACCGGCTGATGCTGGTAAAGACAGCAGAAAAGCTGGGTATCAATGCTTTTCACCACCAATCATTCGAGCAGACCCAATCCCTGCTACAGAACCTGACCCGTTAA
- a CDS encoding YciI family protein — MASKIFPALLLIGFLAVMLLTFKSSSIIHAPAAAGQANATDSAAQGWKKYWMVVLRPGTHPCQGAADEAATAAQYQSSLDRLQAMGKVLIAGPFDVQQEPCGIFIMNCRDSVEVNRLMHSDTAVLSGKLAYDIRPWWTQAH, encoded by the coding sequence ATGGCAAGCAAAATATTTCCTGCATTGTTGTTGATTGGTTTCCTGGCCGTGATGTTGCTTACATTTAAATCTTCTTCGATCATTCATGCGCCGGCTGCTGCCGGTCAGGCGAATGCGACGGATAGTGCGGCACAAGGCTGGAAAAAATACTGGATGGTGGTATTACGTCCGGGTACCCACCCTTGCCAGGGAGCCGCCGATGAGGCAGCTACTGCCGCGCAGTATCAGTCTTCGCTGGACCGTTTGCAAGCCATGGGCAAGGTGCTGATCGCGGGACCTTTTGATGTACAGCAGGAGCCCTGTGGTATCTTCATTATGAACTGCCGGGATAGTGTGGAAGTGAACCGGCTGATGCATTCCGATACAGCGGTATTGTCGGGTAAGCTGGCATACGATATCCGGCCCTGGTGGACACAGGCACATTAA
- a CDS encoding family 16 glycoside hydrolase encodes MHRFTIASITNCLCILLLTANVYAQQIDIAEQFNKARVTVVNRKVTLIKGDGRHKGIHLNEQPGAGIIWLNDTDFSNGTITFEVKGKDVLQKSFVGLAFHGTNDSLYDAVYLRPFNFKAPTQDRRNHAVQYISLPGYDWEILRNQFPGKYEKPIHPAPDPNQWVKVRITVKHPQVSVYINDENTPSLVIEQLSKQGTGKVGCWVGNNSGGEFANLQITPSE; translated from the coding sequence ATGCATCGTTTTACCATCGCTTCAATCACTAACTGTCTGTGCATACTGTTGCTAACGGCCAACGTATATGCACAACAGATCGACATTGCAGAACAATTCAATAAAGCACGCGTAACAGTGGTCAACAGAAAAGTAACCTTGATAAAAGGAGATGGCCGCCACAAAGGAATACACCTCAACGAACAGCCGGGTGCCGGCATCATCTGGCTTAATGATACCGACTTCTCAAATGGCACCATCACCTTCGAAGTAAAAGGGAAAGATGTGTTGCAGAAAAGTTTTGTAGGACTGGCTTTTCACGGCACCAACGATAGTCTGTACGATGCCGTCTATCTCCGCCCTTTTAACTTTAAAGCACCTACGCAGGATCGCAGAAATCACGCCGTACAATACATCTCCCTACCGGGATATGATTGGGAAATACTACGCAACCAGTTTCCCGGGAAATACGAAAAGCCCATCCATCCGGCACCGGATCCTAACCAATGGGTCAAAGTGCGTATCACCGTCAAACATCCGCAGGTTAGCGTATATATCAACGACGAAAACACCCCTTCCCTGGTGATAGAACAGCTGAGCAAACAAGGCACCGGCAAGGTGGGCTGCTGGGTAGGTAACAACTCCGGTGGCGAATTTGCCAACCTGCAGATCACTCCCTCCGAATAA
- the pyrF gene encoding orotidine-5'-phosphate decarboxylase, producing the protein MNRQELVQLIKERQSYLCVGLDTDIQKIPKHLLSHADPVFAFNKAIIDATKDLCVAYKINTAFYECMGIRGWESLQRTVEYIPSGIFTIADAKRGDIGNTSVQYAKTFFDTYHFDSVTVAPYMGKDSVAPFLGFSEKWAIVLGLTSNEGSQDFQLQQAGDELLYEKVMKTCASWGTPDNMMFVVGATHAEQLGAIRQLIPDHFFLVPGVGAQGGSLQEISAHAMNKDCGLLVNASRSIIYAGNGEDFATDARQAAQALQQEMAEYLMQMA; encoded by the coding sequence ATGAACCGACAGGAACTGGTACAGCTTATCAAGGAACGGCAATCCTATCTTTGCGTAGGACTGGACACAGACATACAGAAGATCCCTAAACACCTGTTGTCTCACGCAGACCCTGTATTTGCTTTCAACAAGGCCATCATCGATGCAACGAAAGACTTGTGCGTAGCCTATAAGATCAATACAGCTTTTTATGAATGTATGGGTATCCGCGGCTGGGAAAGCCTGCAACGTACCGTAGAATATATTCCCTCCGGTATCTTCACCATCGCAGATGCTAAACGGGGCGATATCGGCAATACCTCCGTACAATACGCAAAAACATTCTTCGATACTTATCATTTCGATTCCGTTACCGTCGCTCCCTATATGGGAAAAGACAGCGTAGCGCCCTTCCTCGGATTCTCCGAAAAATGGGCTATCGTACTCGGTCTTACCTCCAACGAAGGCAGCCAGGATTTCCAGCTACAACAGGCGGGTGATGAACTGCTTTACGAAAAGGTGATGAAGACCTGCGCTTCCTGGGGCACACCCGACAACATGATGTTTGTCGTAGGCGCCACCCATGCAGAACAATTAGGCGCGATCCGCCAGCTCATACCCGACCACTTCTTCCTGGTACCGGGTGTAGGCGCTCAAGGCGGCAGCCTGCAGGAGATCTCCGCACATGCCATGAACAAAGATTGCGGACTGCTGGTCAATGCCAGCCGCTCCATCATTTATGCCGGCAACGGAGAAGACTTTGCCACCGATGCCAGACAAGCAGCACAGGCACTCCAGCAGGAAATGGCAGAATACCTCATGCAAATGGCTTGA
- a CDS encoding DUF4136 domain-containing protein — MKRTIYLLSVAAAVIGTLSLAGCRKDPLKDMSPEESRIYITNKDQNANFASYKTVSIVDSVAVINNRDQAKKELTDYDKQLIASVKTQLQAKGYILVDKTAKPDLAINLTRMDNSFNSVYYDPGYWTGWGGYWDPGYWGFPGYGYFFPSYYVVYRTSEKSVVIDLLDLKNQQDKQLHAVWNALLRGTGVWNLNNVDSMIKQVFDQSAYLTNKTNG; from the coding sequence ATGAAAAGGACCATTTATTTACTGAGTGTAGCAGCCGCCGTGATCGGCACCCTGTCACTAGCCGGCTGCAGGAAGGACCCTCTGAAAGATATGTCACCGGAGGAATCCCGTATTTATATCACCAACAAAGACCAGAATGCCAACTTTGCCAGCTACAAAACGGTGAGTATTGTCGATTCGGTGGCAGTTATCAACAATCGTGACCAGGCCAAGAAGGAGTTGACGGACTATGACAAACAACTAATTGCGTCGGTGAAGACGCAGTTGCAAGCGAAAGGGTACATACTGGTAGACAAGACGGCTAAACCCGACCTGGCGATCAACCTGACCCGTATGGACAATTCCTTCAACAGTGTGTACTATGATCCCGGTTACTGGACAGGCTGGGGTGGCTATTGGGACCCTGGTTACTGGGGTTTTCCCGGTTACGGTTACTTCTTCCCCTCCTACTATGTCGTATACCGTACCAGTGAGAAGTCGGTGGTGATTGACCTCCTGGATCTGAAGAACCAACAGGACAAGCAGCTACACGCGGTGTGGAATGCGTTGTTACGCGGTACGGGTGTATGGAATCTCAATAATGTGGACAGTATGATCAAGCAGGTGTTTGACCAATCTGCCTATCTGACTAACAAAACCAACGGTTAA
- a CDS encoding Gfo/Idh/MocA family protein — translation MSTKSRREFLKQSLLGGAGITISAMGMPASSYARILGANDRVNVGLVGFSDRARQALLPCFFNHHKELNFDMIAVSDIWSRRREEGKAFLEQRAGHKVQACMNNDELYRIKDLDAVIIASADFQHAYHTIEAVKAKCDVYSEKPFAETMKDARDALKAVKASGKIFQVGTQRRSGPGYHAAAKFIQEGKFGPITMVEMTWNVNQPGRWRRPELVKQIKESDTDWKRFLAGRPQDSWDPRKYLEYRLFWPYSSGIFGQWMTHQIDTVHWFSGLKHPRSAVANGGIYMWKDGRTNADTLTAVFDYGPQNDPSTGFQVVYSSRFHNSAGGTKEVYFSNGGTIDMANNKITPTGGLTEREAQEMGLHANQLPEMTLVSKAASVAAGANTGGDPTTDAHVQNWMESVRARKQPNAPIEAAYSHSIALIMGTAAYRTGEKATFDEATQEVMVGGKVFTL, via the coding sequence ATGTCAACGAAATCACGCCGTGAATTCCTGAAGCAGTCGCTGCTGGGTGGCGCTGGTATTACGATCAGTGCTATGGGTATGCCGGCAAGCAGCTATGCGCGTATATTAGGCGCTAATGATCGTGTCAATGTAGGATTGGTAGGTTTTTCAGACCGGGCCAGGCAGGCATTGCTGCCTTGTTTCTTCAATCATCATAAGGAGCTGAACTTTGACATGATCGCCGTGTCGGACATATGGAGCCGTCGCCGGGAGGAAGGCAAAGCTTTCCTGGAGCAACGTGCAGGGCACAAAGTACAGGCCTGTATGAACAACGACGAGTTGTATCGTATCAAGGACCTGGATGCGGTGATCATTGCATCTGCTGACTTTCAGCACGCTTATCACACGATAGAGGCGGTGAAAGCGAAATGTGATGTGTATAGTGAGAAACCATTTGCGGAGACGATGAAAGACGCCCGTGATGCGCTGAAAGCGGTGAAAGCATCGGGCAAGATCTTCCAGGTAGGTACCCAACGCCGTAGTGGCCCGGGGTATCATGCGGCAGCGAAGTTCATACAGGAAGGTAAGTTCGGACCTATCACGATGGTAGAGATGACATGGAATGTGAATCAGCCAGGGCGCTGGCGCCGGCCGGAGCTGGTAAAACAGATCAAAGAATCGGATACGGACTGGAAACGTTTCCTGGCGGGTCGTCCACAGGATAGCTGGGACCCACGTAAGTACCTGGAATATCGCTTGTTCTGGCCTTACTCTTCCGGTATATTCGGGCAATGGATGACTCACCAGATCGATACCGTACACTGGTTTAGCGGCCTCAAACATCCGCGCAGCGCGGTGGCCAACGGCGGCATCTATATGTGGAAAGACGGCCGTACCAATGCAGATACGCTGACAGCAGTATTTGACTACGGTCCGCAGAATGATCCATCTACCGGCTTCCAGGTAGTATACAGTTCCCGTTTCCATAACTCAGCAGGTGGCACCAAAGAAGTATACTTTTCTAATGGTGGTACCATTGATATGGCCAACAACAAAATAACACCTACCGGTGGATTGACGGAGCGGGAAGCGCAGGAAATGGGGTTGCATGCCAACCAGCTGCCGGAGATGACATTAGTAAGCAAAGCAGCGTCTGTAGCTGCCGGCGCCAACACCGGCGGCGATCCTACTACGGATGCGCACGTGCAGAACTGGATGGAGAGTGTACGGGCCCGTAAGCAACCCAACGCGCCGATAGAAGCGGCCTACTCCCACTCTATTGCGCTGATTATGGGTACGGCAGCGTATCGCACCGGAGAGAAAGCCACCTTTGATGAAGCTACACAAGAGGTGATGGTAGGAGGTAAAGTATTTACCCTGTAA
- a CDS encoding FAD:protein FMN transferase encodes MRFLIFLCAIGCCLRSYAQQQVVCEGKAQGTYYIVKYLTDSDTSSRRKAFDSIFAVIDQSLSLYLPGSLINRFNSGTAVVTDEHLHAVITKALSVSNWTGGAFDITVKPLVDLWGFGVVRPAHPVVPPPDSIRAAMRHVGYQHLQLKGRQLRKRQPGVAIDCNGIAQGYTVDVIGRYLEAQGIRNYLVDVGGELRARGRNQKGLPWSVGIERPSGEDDEVAPATGILRLNDKAVATSGNYRRFFDQGGTRFAHTIDPHTGAALHSNIVSVTVLAPDCITADGFDNALILMGVEKGIKFVQQHREFGLEVYYIFKDEQGHITERYSPGFATYLEAAE; translated from the coding sequence ATGCGTTTTCTGATCTTTTTATGCGCCATAGGCTGTTGCCTGCGGTCCTATGCTCAACAACAGGTAGTCTGCGAAGGCAAAGCACAGGGTACCTACTATATCGTCAAATATCTCACAGACAGCGATACCTCGTCCCGGCGTAAGGCTTTCGATTCTATCTTCGCCGTCATCGACCAATCCCTATCGCTGTACCTGCCCGGCTCACTCATCAACCGTTTTAATAGCGGTACTGCGGTAGTCACCGACGAACACCTGCATGCCGTCATCACAAAAGCACTATCGGTCAGTAACTGGACCGGTGGTGCTTTTGACATTACGGTAAAACCTCTCGTCGATCTGTGGGGGTTCGGTGTCGTAAGGCCCGCACATCCCGTTGTACCCCCTCCGGATAGCATCCGGGCGGCCATGCGTCACGTAGGATACCAACACCTGCAATTGAAAGGGCGGCAGCTGCGCAAACGGCAGCCGGGTGTAGCCATAGATTGCAATGGTATCGCACAAGGGTATACCGTAGATGTGATCGGCCGCTACCTCGAAGCACAGGGCATCCGTAACTACCTGGTAGATGTAGGAGGGGAGCTGAGAGCCAGAGGCCGCAACCAGAAAGGACTGCCCTGGAGTGTCGGTATCGAACGGCCCTCCGGCGAAGACGATGAAGTAGCGCCTGCCACCGGCATCCTGCGTCTCAATGACAAAGCCGTCGCCACCAGCGGTAACTACCGCCGCTTCTTCGACCAGGGAGGCACCCGCTTTGCCCACACCATCGACCCGCACACCGGCGCCGCATTACATAGCAACATCGTCAGCGTTACCGTCCTTGCTCCAGACTGTATCACCGCCGACGGGTTTGATAATGCACTGATATTAATGGGAGTGGAGAAAGGAATCAAATTCGTACAACAGCACCGGGAGTTCGGACTGGAAGTGTACTATATTTTCAAAGATGAACAGGGGCATATCACTGAACGGTATTCCCCCGGATTTGCTACCTACCTGGAAGCAGCAGAATAA
- a CDS encoding OmpW family outer membrane protein, with amino-acid sequence MKSIKNWILLLAGCLGMQAATAQVRSPLSVQVDYSIAQPLGSLKDYANKTSFRGWRAGLQYSLNDRFSVGLRTGYQDYYERLPRAVYPDKSGDISAVQTRTLQVIPILATAQYQLTKPESAVIPYVGIGIGGAHLNYEKYWGQFVEQEKKWAFQVAPEVGVNIPFGRTSPLLFNASVQYNYSPYNVGEITSFNAVQANVGLRLHIN; translated from the coding sequence ATGAAAAGCATAAAAAACTGGATACTGTTGCTGGCAGGTTGTTTGGGTATGCAGGCGGCTACTGCGCAGGTGCGTTCCCCGCTGTCAGTGCAGGTGGATTATTCTATTGCCCAACCTCTTGGGTCGCTGAAGGACTATGCTAACAAAACAAGTTTCCGTGGCTGGCGTGCAGGTTTACAATACTCGCTGAACGACCGGTTTTCGGTAGGGCTGCGGACGGGTTACCAGGACTACTATGAGCGGCTGCCACGGGCGGTATACCCTGATAAGAGCGGTGATATTTCTGCTGTGCAGACACGTACCTTACAGGTCATCCCGATACTGGCCACTGCGCAATATCAGCTCACCAAACCGGAATCGGCGGTGATCCCTTATGTAGGCATAGGTATTGGCGGCGCTCATCTTAACTATGAAAAATACTGGGGGCAGTTTGTAGAGCAGGAAAAGAAGTGGGCCTTCCAGGTAGCGCCGGAAGTAGGTGTGAATATCCCCTTCGGCAGGACCTCCCCATTACTGTTCAATGCCAGCGTACAATACAATTATTCTCCTTACAATGTAGGAGAGATCACGAGCTTCAACGCGGTACAGGCGAATGTGGGCTTGCGATTACATATCAACTAA